tatctttAATTTACATATTTAAAATAGGTAAAGCCTAATTGGGTGATAAAAGTTTGATATGTATTTACATATGaccatataaatacatttatgttGTTGCTGTTTAATAATAAAAAGCAAGCAAATTAATCacatcaacaaaaaaatatatactgtgATGATATATTCTATCATGCATATTTAATGTGGGAATTCAATGCAGTCTCACCCCAAATGATCATAACAATTTGTACAGATTTTTTAGTTTACAGTAAAGGTAATTATCACAAATTTCGCCTCATCAAATGTCAAAGTAAAATGGTCTCTTAAACAGTAAATCTGGACAAAGGAAAATATTCAGCTTTTAGCATGCAGGGTCGATTCCAGCATGTATTGATTTACATGATTTCCAATGTGAAAAACATTTCTCCCAATGTACGCGTTAGTGCATTATTCCAATACTGCTGAGCGGGGAGCCACTGTCCTTACACTCATCCTCCTCCGCTGTAAAGGAATCATATCCTGCCTTCAGTTGGGCTGACCTCCCCTGGGACACAATGACTGGATCAAGGGGGTGTTTAGGTCTTGATTTATGAGCTTGTGGGatctgagagagagtgagtgagagagagagaggtgagagagagagagagagagagagagagagagagagagagagagagagagagagagagagagagagagagagagagagagagagagagagagagagagagaggggggagagagagcgagagagagagacagagacagagacagtgtcagagaaagagagagatagacagagagagagagagagagagagagagagagagagaggcatgtgACAGAGGCAGCAGTCAGTTAACTTACAGTATACAAGTCTGACAGCACTTACTGTTGGACTACTTTTATTTTTGGTCTTCTTTTAGCACGCACTCGTAGAGACATGCACAGAGCTGAGAGCTGACTTTTGGACTCACAGGGACTATCACCGAAATCACGCAAGTGCATGTTTTCTATAGACGACAGCTCttcatttatttactttttccAAGCAACTTCTACATTAACGACTTTTTCCAGCCATCCCTGCTTACCTTACTGAGTATGTGCTGGTCCTAACCCTCTGTGCCGTGTgcttccccccctcccagacaacATCATGGACCTGGGCATGGGCAGCGAGAAGGGCAGCGCCGAGATCCAGTACGGCTCCAGCTTCCAGTCCAACCGCAGCGGGCAGACCGTCACCTACCTGGGCAAGTTTGCCTTCGACACCCCCCCCTCAGGGGGCCTGGGGGGCTCGGGCTGGTGCTCCGACAACAACATCATCAGCCTGGTCAGCGCCGGCATCCTGGGCGTGTCCCCGTCGCCGGGCGGCGCCGCCACACAGACCTCCTCCTCGGCGGCCAACATGGGCGGCCAGCCGGCGGACATGGAGCAGGTCTACGGCCCGCCGCTGCCCGCCTACTCCACCTGCAGCGACCTGTACCAGGAGCAGGTCTCCTTCCACCACAGCCCCGCCACCAGCACCGCGCTGGCCTACCCGGGCAATGAGTACCACTCCGCCTCCAAGCCCTCCATGGACGGCAGCCTGTTCTCCATGATCCCCGACTAcaacctcttccaccaccaggGCGACGTGGGGGTGATGGAGCACAAGCCCTTCCAGACCATGGACCCCATCCGGGTCAACCCCCCGCCCATCACGCCCCTGGAGACCATCCGGGCGTTCAAAGACAAGCAGCAGATCCACCCTGGCTTCATGGGGGGCCAGCAGCACGCGCCCCAGCACCACGGCCCCCCGCAGACCCTCACCCTCAAACCCATCCGGCCGCGGAAGTACCCCAACCGGCCCAGCAAGACGCCCGTCCACGAGCGGCCACACGCCTGCCCGGCCGAGAACTGTGACCGGCGCTTCTCTCGCTCTGACGAGCTGACGCGTCACCTCCGCATCCACACGGGCCACAAGCCCTTCCAGTGCAGGATATGCATGCGCTCCTTCAGCCGCAGCGATCACCTGACCACGCACATCCGCACGCACACGGGCGAGAAGCCCTTTTCCTGCGAGTTCTGTGGACGCAAGTTCGCCAGGAGTGACGAGCGCAAGAGACACGCCAAGGTGCACCTGAAACAGAAGGACAAGAAGCAGGCCGACAAGGGCAGCGGGGCGGCCGGGAGCCACagctccccccccacctcatgTGGCAACGGGGGGCCCAGCAGTGGCAACATCATGACCGTGACTACCTGTGCGTAGACTGGACCCTCCGCCCTGACCTTTTTCAAAGAGACATTTGCAGAGAAAGGGATGCAATTCACTAGGAGATGAAGCGTTGATTTGTTTGATCTTTGTTACCCTGGTTTTTAGTTCTGTTCTGAGATGGAGCCCCTGAGTTGAAGTAGGGGGGATTTATTTGATTGTTGGTGCTGAATGCTTCCCTCCTCGAGCTGTCCTGCAGCCCCCATAGCACAGCTGTCCGCACACATGGCTCTGGGTGCCCCCTTCCCAGGTCACCACATCTGTACGGTGATTCACCATTTCAAcatcggaggaggaggacagagtccCACATGGTTGTTGAAACACAGAAAAATATTATGAGCTTAGAAAAAGGGTGAGTTTcctggggtgtatgtgtgtgtgtttgtgtgtgtgttaattttaTTGGCTCGTTTGAAAGTACATTTTGTTATATTTGTGTACTGTTATTGGTGGCACTTGACtgtcttttgttgttttgtgtagtatttttttatatttgaatgttatttttttcaaatgaatgtgCCAAATGCATTGTGATAATACAGCCAACCGCGAGTCTCATAATTGTGCCTGACATTTGCCAAACATAATAGAGATTTCAATTTAGCACCATGTTGTCTAAGAGGGAAAATGGAGTCAAATAATTTACTGAAAAGCAAAGTTCTTTATCTGCATAATTCTAGTTAGATTTAGACAGAGGTGTAATAGATTATAGTTATTTGGAGGATGGACATATGTGATGTCACTTTAACCTAAACTACAGAGCAAGCACACCTGCGTTAATCACTTCTATTGCCAATACTGATATTTACATTCGCGAAAAGCATAAtttctgttgttgttctttgaGGTTATGTTgacttttatattttatatggtGGCTTAAGTGGTGGTGCCAGATTAtc
The Gadus macrocephalus chromosome 6, ASM3116895v1 DNA segment above includes these coding regions:
- the egr3 gene encoding early growth response protein 3, which gives rise to MTGKLADKLPLTMSTLINTIPDSLYPEEDIPTSMNIFTSTDSINHYSQMNTDNIMDLGMGSEKGSAEIQYGSSFQSNRSGQTVTYLGKFAFDTPPSGGLGGSGWCSDNNIISLVSAGILGVSPSPGGAATQTSSSAANMGGQPADMEQVYGPPLPAYSTCSDLYQEQVSFHHSPATSTALAYPGNEYHSASKPSMDGSLFSMIPDYNLFHHQGDVGVMEHKPFQTMDPIRVNPPPITPLETIRAFKDKQQIHPGFMGGQQHAPQHHGPPQTLTLKPIRPRKYPNRPSKTPVHERPHACPAENCDRRFSRSDELTRHLRIHTGHKPFQCRICMRSFSRSDHLTTHIRTHTGEKPFSCEFCGRKFARSDERKRHAKVHLKQKDKKQADKGSGAAGSHSSPPTSCGNGGPSSGNIMTVTTCA